In the genome of Clostridium cagae, one region contains:
- a CDS encoding phosphatase PAP2 family protein, with amino-acid sequence MQFIQMLDNKILEFIRINLHTPMMDKIVPIVTSLGNMGLIWIVIGLAFIANKKYRKYGIIMLCTLCIGALIGDGIIKPLVERERPFNFVENIQLLIKAPTSFSFPSGHTMSSFAAATIIYIANKKMGIGAFLLAALIGFSRMYLYVHYPSDVLVGCILGIILSTCVYKIISPKYDKKFN; translated from the coding sequence ATGCAGTTTATTCAGATGCTTGATAATAAAATTTTAGAATTTATACGTATTAACTTACATACCCCAATGATGGATAAGATAGTTCCTATAGTAACTTCTTTAGGAAATATGGGACTTATATGGATAGTTATAGGCTTAGCATTTATAGCTAATAAAAAGTATAGAAAATATGGGATTATAATGTTATGTACATTATGCATTGGAGCACTGATTGGTGATGGAATTATAAAACCACTAGTTGAAAGAGAAAGACCATTTAATTTTGTTGAAAATATACAATTGCTTATAAAGGCACCTACAAGTTTTTCATTTCCATCTGGACATACCATGTCTTCATTTGCCGCAGCAACGATTATATATATAGCAAATAAAAAAATGGGAATTGGAGCGTTTTTATTAGCAGCACTTATAGGATTTTCAAGAATGTATTTATATGTTCACTATCCATCAGATGTGCTAGTTGGGTGTATATTAGGAATAATTTTAAGTACTTGTGTTTATAAAATAATAAGTCCTAAATACGATAAAAAATTTAATTAA